The Cytophagia bacterium CHB2 nucleotide sequence GGCCGGCAAACCATTTTCATCTTCGCGAAATTCGGGCAAGGTCCACACATTCCACCAGCCCTGATACTTCATCTCGTTTATAGGCGTAGCCGGATCATCCCATTGCTTGATATCAAACCAATCGGCATAACGCGATTTCTGTTGCTGCGCGAGTACGTCTTGGAAAGCCCAAAATTCACGGCCAACATGATTAAAAGCGCCGTCGATCACCACGCGCATGCCGCGCGCATGCGCAGCTTTGATCAACTTGAGAAACACGCTGTCGGCGCTCGACCACGCCCATGCCGTGGTATCTTTTTTCTCCTTGTGCATCAGCTCAAGATCAGCATCGCGGTTGCCGCCGAAATCCGCCTCGATGTGATGCCAGGTGCTGGCATCGTATTTATGGCTCGAAGGCGATTCGAATATCGGCGTGAAATAAAGCGCGGTGACGCCCAGATCCGCGAGATAGTCGAGTTTATCGATCACACCGAGAAGATCGCCGCCGTACATACGATTGAACACGTTTTCAGCATAAAAGTCGTCGCTGTGTTTGCGTTCCCACGGTTGCAGTTTATACCAATTCGACGTCCACGGCGAAACCTGCCATTCTTCGGCGTGATTGTGGCCGAGTGTGCGCGAGGCGATGGGGTCATTGTGTGTATCGCCATTGCGAAAGCGCTCGGGAAAAATTTGATACCACACCGCGCCCTTGGACCACTCCGGAATATGAACTTGCGCCTGCGCGGCGGCTTTCGGATTAGGCAGGCAAACCAGAAGCGAAAAAATGTGCAAGGAAAGAAACTGTTTAATTCTTCTTGAGATCATATGGCTTTCACTTTTATTGCATCACAGTGCCAATGCGCGACCATCGGATGGCATTGTTAATCCTATCCCATGAAAAATAAATCAACCGGGTGCAATTCCCCAAATTTGGTGCAGTAAATATGCCACCCTTCGGGTTTTACCCTTTTCTTTTTGGCTATCTTTCTATAATCATGTCATTCCTTCGGGATTCTCGGTTCGGAAAATCCCGAAGGGATGGCATGATTATAGTCATTTGGCGTTTTTTCTTCATGAAACCACGAAGTGGTGACATCATTTCGCGACTCGGCGTAATGCTGTATGCGATAGGGGCTGCCTCCAGCCATCTCGCTTCACTTTCCAGCAATCAAAATTACGGCAGGGCTTCAGTCTCGCCGGCCAAGCCCACTTGCATCAACATAAAGGCATAATCGAGCGCAATCTCGCGCAGGCGATCGTAACGTCCCGAAGCGCCGCCGTGGCCCGCGCCCATGTTGGTCACGAACGCCAGTGGATTTTTGTCGGTTTTCAAGCTGCGTATTTTTGCGACATATTTTGCCGGCTCCCAATACATCACTTGACTGTCATTGAACGAAGTTTTCACCAGCATCGCTGGATAACTCTTTTTGGCTAGATTCGTGTAGGGGCAATATTGTTTGATGTACTCATACTCCTCTTTCTTTTTAGGATTGCCCCATTCTTCGAATTCACCGACGGTGAGCGGCAGCGATTCATCGAGCATGGTGTTGATGACATCGACAAACGGCACATGCGAGACCACGGCTTTGAAAAGATCGGGCCGCAAATTCGTCACCGCGCCCATCAGCAAACCGCCGGCACTGCCGCCTTCGATGATCAGGCGGTCTTTCGAAGTAAATTTCTCAGCAATCAAATATTCCGCGCTCGCGATGAAATCCGTGAACGTGTTCATCTTGTTCAGCATGCGACCTTGATCGTGCCAGGCCTTGCCCATCTCGCCGCCGCCGCGAATATGCGCAATGGCCACGGCAAAGCCGCGATCCAGCAAACTCAACCGGTTCGAATTGAAGCTTACCGGCAGCGCAAAACCGTAGGAACCGTAACCGTTGAGCAGCATCGGGCTGCGGCCGTCCTTCTGAAGGCTTTTTTTATAAACAATGGAAATCGGAATGCGCGCGCCGTCTTTGGCCGTGGCATAGAGCCGTTCCGAAGCATATTCATTTTTATCATAGCCGCCCAATACTTCGGTCTCCTTCAGCAGCGTGCTTTGGCGCGCCGTGACATCATAATCGAATACTGAGCTGGGCGTGAGCAGGGATTGATAACTGTAACGCAGCAGATTCGTGTCCCATTCACGGTTCGTCGACGGAAACACGCTGTAGGCCGGCTCCGGAAAGGCGAGATAATGGCTCTCACCGCTTTTCAGATCCGTGAGACGGATTTGCGGCAAGCCGTTTTGGCGTTCATAAAGGGCGTAAAAGTTGGCGAAGCAATCAATGCCTTCCAACATCGTTTCGGGCCGGTGCGGGATGATTTCCTTCCAATTCTTTTCATCCGGATCATGCACCGGTGCCGTCACCAGGCGGAAGTTGCGGCCCGTG carries:
- a CDS encoding alpha-amylase; the encoded protein is MISRRIKQFLSLHIFSLLVCLPNPKAAAQAQVHIPEWSKGAVWYQIFPERFRNGDTHNDPIASRTLGHNHAEEWQVSPWTSNWYKLQPWERKHSDDFYAENVFNRMYGGDLLGVIDKLDYLADLGVTALYFTPIFESPSSHKYDASTWHHIEADFGGNRDADLELMHKEKKDTTAWAWSSADSVFLKLIKAAHARGMRVVIDGAFNHVGREFWAFQDVLAQQQKSRYADWFDIKQWDDPATPINEMKYQGWWNVWTLPEFREDENGLPAGPRAYAWAITKRWMDPNGDGNPEDGVDGWRLDATKDVAPKFWHDWCAYARRLNPEVYLSAEIWSEAPEWISNEMFNSIMNYPFAYATMKFFINQKRATLLPGEFQAELLRLLKF
- a CDS encoding S9 family peptidase; translated protein: MLFFLSTNFALAQLAPPVAGKRPKSDTIHGDLRVDDYFWLREKTNPEVKKYLNAENAYAEQLLAPTKDLQEKLYQEMLGRIKETDLSVPYRQGDYFYYSRTEQGKQYSIYCRKKGALDAPEEITLDLNQLAIGKSFMGLGAYAVSDDGNLLAFSTDSTGFRIYNLQIKNLATGELLPDHAKDVGSVFWAADNKTLFYVTKDAAKRPYRLYRHVLGSEQYDLLYEEKDERFNLFGRRTRSGKYLILYSGSLTTTEARFISADAPASEWQILLPRQQDREFEVDHHNEFFYIRVNDTGRNFRLVTAPVHDPDEKNWKEIIPHRPETMLEGIDCFANFYALYERQNGLPQIRLTDLKSGESHYLAFPEPAYSVFPSTNREWDTNLLRYSYQSLLTPSSVFDYDVTARQSTLLKETEVLGGYDKNEYASERLYATAKDGARIPISIVYKKSLQKDGRSPMLLNGYGSYGFALPVSFNSNRLSLLDRGFAVAIAHIRGGGEMGKAWHDQGRMLNKMNTFTDFIASAEYLIAEKFTSKDRLIIEGGSAGGLLMGAVTNLRPDLFKAVVSHVPFVDVINTMLDESLPLTVGEFEEWGNPKKKEEYEYIKQYCPYTNLAKKSYPAMLVKTSFNDSQVMYWEPAKYVAKIRSLKTDKNPLAFVTNMGAGHGGASGRYDRLREIALDYAFMLMQVGLAGETEALP